The following DNA comes from Bacteroidota bacterium.
AAAAGTGTGATGAGTAATAATTTTTTCTTTTTCATAATTTTGTATATATTTAATTTATTCAAAAACAACTTTCTCTACAATCTCACTTCCATCCATCAATCCAATTTTTAAAAAATAAATCCCTTTCACTTGTTTCTTTAATTCGTAATCTTTTGCGTTTAAATCCTGAGTTTCTAAAATTAACTTTCCTAAGGAATTATATAAATTAATGGATTTAATTTTTCTTTCTGATTTAATGTAAACTTTTCCATTCGAAGGGTTTGGGTAAATCAGTAATGTAGAATTTTCAACCTCTGTAATTCCATTTACTTTGGCATTTATGAAAGCTAATTTTGTAAGTGAATCAGCACAGCCGAGGTCAGAAATAACTTTTAGCATCACATCATAATTTCCAACATTTTGATAGGTGTAAATCGGATTCTGAACTATTGAAGAATTTCCATCTCCAAAGTTCCAAAAGTATTGAGAAATAGCATTAAAAGCAATTGTTGATGAATCGTAAAAATTAACAACAAAGGGAACTTCCCCTGAAATTATGTTTGCTCCGAAACTCGCAATTGGAATGTCTCCGATTTGAACAAAAATAGAATCGTACTTTGTACTACAAACGGGGTCTTGAGT
Coding sequences within:
- a CDS encoding PKD domain-containing protein; translated protein: YWTGPVNKNGFFDANTSLGNFPIVYHFTDNNGCYNSDTITLSVVEPTITIDKLNPLVCKNNYYELNAQFENAQNMFWTKGKQADGYFVGSQHLNSVEYKHGNNDLSKQGFWIKAETQDPVCSTKYDSIFVQIGDIPIASFGANIISGEVPFVVNFYDSSTIAFNAISQYFWNFGDGNSSIVQNPIYTYQNVGNYDVMLKVISDLGCADSLTKLAFINAKVNGITEVENSTLLIYPNPSNGKVYIKSERKIKSINLYNSLGKLILETQDLNAKDYELKKQVKGIYFLKIGLMDGSEIVEKVVFE